Part of the Deltaproteobacteria bacterium genome, TGAACCTTGAACGTTAATAGGGCCGTAAAAAGTCCATCAATGGGTGCGTTGATGACTTCTCACGAAGTCATCAACTGTCATGCATAAGCCTTTTTAGCGCCACCGCCTCCGGGGGCCCCCATGTTCCCGCTTCGTAAACCTTCAGGTGATCCGCCCGGTCCGTGCAGGTCTCGCACTCGTGGAGGACCGGGTCGATATAGGTCCAGGTCAGGTCGATCTCGTCCTCCCTCAGGAAAAGCATCTTCTCCCCCTGCATGCAGTCCAGAAGGGCTTTTTCGTAGGCCGCCAGAACCGGTCCCGAGTATCCCTGAAGGAAGTCGAAATTCATTGTAACGGGACGTAAGAGAATCCTGTCCCCGGGGATTTTCGTCTGGAAGGAGAGGGATATCCTCTCCTGGGGCTGGATTCCAAGGGTCAAAACGTTTGCCGATACAGGGTTTCCGAGAATTTCACGGAACATGGTGATGGGGACATCCTTGAACCGGATCATGATTTCCGTCAGCTTGGCTCCCAGCCTTTTGCCCGAAGTGACGTAGAATGGAACCCCCTGCCAGCGCCAGTTGTCAATGAATATCCTCATCATGGCGAACGTCGGAGTAAGGGAACCGGGCGCCACTCCCTCCTCCTCTAGATAGCCGGCTACCGGTTTCTTCTCCACCTTGCCCGGCCCGTACTGTCCCAGGACGAGGTTGCCGTAGACGTCGTCCAGGTGGAACGGTCTCAGTGAGCGGAAGACCTTGACCTTCTCATCGTGAAACGGTCCGGTTGAAAATGTGGAGGGCGGTTCCATGGCCGTGAGGGCCAGGATCTGCATCATGTGGTTCTGGAACATGTCCCTGAGGACCCCGGAGCTCTCGTAGTAGCCCGCCCTTTTTTCCACACCGAGGGTCTCTCCGGCTATGATGTCCACGTGGTCAATGTAGTTCCTGTTCCAGAGCGGCTCGAAAATCGTGTTGGCGAAACGGAACATGAGAATATTCTGGACGGTTTCCTTGGCCAGATAGTGATCGATGCGATAGACCTGCTCCTCGGCAAAGCTGGAGTGGATGGTGCGATCGAGTTCCGCCGCCGACTTCCGGTCTCTGCCGTACGGTTTTTCCACGACGATCCGGGACCACCCATTTGTCTCCGTATTTTCCGCCGACAGGCCGGACTCGCCGAGCAGCCTGGCGACGTCCTGGTACAGGAACATGGGAAGCGCCAGGTAGAAGATCCTGTTGCCTCCCGTTTGGCTGTCGCGGTCAAGTTCGATGAGAAAACCGGCCAGGTTCCGGTAGGATTCCAACGAGTCCATATTCAGCGGTACGTAGTGAACTTTCGAGGCGAAATCCTCCCAGCCCTCGAGGTCGTTCCCCCCCTTCATGGCCGATTTTTTGAGCATGGCTCGGAACTTTTCGTCATTCATCACCGTTCTTCCGCAGCCCACGATCCTGAACCTTTCGGGCATCCCCCCCTTCCGTTCAAGCTTGAGGAGAGAGGGGATGAGCTTTCTGGCGGTCAGGTCGCCCGTTGCGCCGAGGATGACGATGATGCACGGATCGGAAGGAGCGTCGAGGGCGCTGCCGCCGGTGGGCACGGTTTCGGTTGACGCGTGCCCCTCGAGGAGGTTTTCAAGCCCTTCATCCTGTACCCTGCGCCCCGCGTTTCCGCTCATCTCTTTTCTCCCTTCTTGCGCGACGAGACCACCCTGTGTCCTCCGAACTCCTTGCGCAGGGCTGCGATGACCTTGTCGGAGAAGGAGTCTTCCTCTCTTGAGCGGAATCGCTGGAAAAGAGAAAGCGTAATCGCCGGCGCGGGTACGCCTGTTTCCACGGCCTGCTGGATTGTCCACCGCCCCTCACCCGAGTCCTCAACGTACCCCTTTATCGTTTCTAACCTCGAGTCGTCGGAAAAGGCGTACTCGGCCAGTTCCAGGAGCCACGACCTGATAACGCTTCCCTGGTTCCACAGGTGGGAAAGCTCCGAATAGTCGAGGGATGGCCCATATTGCGACCCTTCAAGGATGTCGAAACCCTCACCATAGGCCTGCAGCATGGCATATTCAATGCCGTTGTGGACCATCTTGACGAAATGCCCGGCCCCCGTTTTGCCGCAGTACAGGTAGCCCTCCTCCGGGGCGAGGGTTTTGAATATCGGCTCCAGCCGTTGGTAGCTTTTCTCGTGACCGCCGACCATGAGACAGTAGCCGATCTTGATGCCCCAGATCCCTCCCGACACGCCCGCGTCCAGGTATGAAATCCCGGCGGCCTTCAGGTCCTCGGCGCGGCGGATGTCATCCTTGTAGTAACTATTGCCGCCGTCGATAATAATGTCCCCCTTAGAAAGCAGGCCTTTCAGCGTTGTGATGGTGTCGTCAACCGGCTTGCCGGCGGGGATCATTATCCAGACGGTCCTCGGCGGTTTGAGCTTCTCCACCACCTCCTCGAGGGAATAGGCCCCCTCAGCGCCTTCCCCCTCGATCTCCTTTGTGTTCTTGATGGACCTGTTGTAGGCGACGATGGTGTGCCCGCCCCCCATAAGACGCCGGGCCATGTTCATGCCCATCCTCCCGAGACCAATCATAGCTATCTGCATCGTGAACCTCCTGAGCTGGGTTGATTTCCAATTACCTGAAGATAGTTTAGCACATCGAATGTAACAGGGGGGTCACGCCGTTGGTGTGAAGATAGTCCAGAGGCATCCACCTTCGCTCTTTGA contains:
- the zwf gene encoding glucose-6-phosphate dehydrogenase is translated as MSGNAGRRVQDEGLENLLEGHASTETVPTGGSALDAPSDPCIIVILGATGDLTARKLIPSLLKLERKGGMPERFRIVGCGRTVMNDEKFRAMLKKSAMKGGNDLEGWEDFASKVHYVPLNMDSLESYRNLAGFLIELDRDSQTGGNRIFYLALPMFLYQDVARLLGESGLSAENTETNGWSRIVVEKPYGRDRKSAAELDRTIHSSFAEEQVYRIDHYLAKETVQNILMFRFANTIFEPLWNRNYIDHVDIIAGETLGVEKRAGYYESSGVLRDMFQNHMMQILALTAMEPPSTFSTGPFHDEKVKVFRSLRPFHLDDVYGNLVLGQYGPGKVEKKPVAGYLEEEGVAPGSLTPTFAMMRIFIDNWRWQGVPFYVTSGKRLGAKLTEIMIRFKDVPITMFREILGNPVSANVLTLGIQPQERISLSFQTKIPGDRILLRPVTMNFDFLQGYSGPVLAAYEKALLDCMQGEKMLFLREDEIDLTWTYIDPVLHECETCTDRADHLKVYEAGTWGPPEAVALKRLMHDS
- the gnd gene encoding decarboxylating 6-phosphogluconate dehydrogenase — its product is MQIAMIGLGRMGMNMARRLMGGGHTIVAYNRSIKNTKEIEGEGAEGAYSLEEVVEKLKPPRTVWIMIPAGKPVDDTITTLKGLLSKGDIIIDGGNSYYKDDIRRAEDLKAAGISYLDAGVSGGIWGIKIGYCLMVGGHEKSYQRLEPIFKTLAPEEGYLYCGKTGAGHFVKMVHNGIEYAMLQAYGEGFDILEGSQYGPSLDYSELSHLWNQGSVIRSWLLELAEYAFSDDSRLETIKGYVEDSGEGRWTIQQAVETGVPAPAITLSLFQRFRSREEDSFSDKVIAALRKEFGGHRVVSSRKKGEKR